A genomic region of Plasmodium malariae genome assembly, chromosome: 14 contains the following coding sequences:
- the UBA1 gene encoding ubiquitin-activating enzyme E1, putative (unknown EC number: 6.3.2.19) has product MQNRNPPLKKQRTFEAVNLNEMDSKRENCENQNMVDDMENNKIDADLYSRQLGTYGFELMNKLIKLNILIINVKSVGLECAKNLILSGPKSVCIYDNDICHISDVGVNFYIDEKDVEKKICRSDAVLKHLQELNNYVHTYNYKGPIEKDIIKNFDIVVCCDINNENILKYNNMIRSIENKKKIAFLCCNIYGLCGYIFVDFNKNFICYDRNGENEKSCNISKISNEIEAKISFDFEKSNPFENGDYVKFTNVEGMTEINNKIYKVKNVKKYTFTIGDTTKFSTYIKGGVCTQVKSQVKLNFQPYEYISKNPIFLDTCKKGNTNCLKEMNDEQHVMNSGSSTNGTNHEGYDASAIYEEMGLPTSFIISDYAKHDMSNHLHYAIQALKWYESNNNNMLPENYEEEAFEKIYKQAVKLNEQDKEAKKIFCVDKIRKDIVFKVARYSKSHLAPIASFFGGLLAQEVIKFTGKYMPIYQILYLDFFECISHPMEGETMEAETLGVGTASAGEEPKPDVNEIRRENCKNDNVISVFGKSFQNKLNELHVFLVGSGALGCEYAKLFSLLDMCSRTKDGKLTITDNDNIEVSNLNRQFLFRRENVGKSKSLVASEIIKNKNKNMNVHPLETKVAPENEHIFNEKFWTKQNIIVNALDNIQARQYVDNKCVWYSKPLFESGTLGTKGNVQVIIPFLTQSYNDSYDPPEDSIPLCTLKHFPYDIVHTIEYARDIFQGLFYNVPLSIQQFLNDKKKYIKKIQEEGNNASLLETLQSMISTMKDISRQCNFDLCIKKTVDLFHINFINQISQLLHSFPLDYKLSSGEYFWVGQKKPPQCIPFDVNNDLVKEFLLSTSNLYAQVYNISPCYDINYISHVASKIQVEPFQPKRVKVNIDEKNMNNISFTVLQDEKLIEDFCNELMNINTTNIKATPIEFDKDEETSLHVNFIYAFANLRAINYKIDTCDKLKAKIVAGKIIPALATTTSIITGLVVIELLKYVNYYDAIQTYLTLSDEQKKKQKIDIISLFKNAFINSALPLFLFSEPMPPLKMTDKDYDELMKGPIRAIPNGFTSWDKIHISMKNGTIKNLIDYINEKYSIEVNLISVGNACLYNCYLPAHNKERLNKPIHEIYMQITKQELLDDKDYIIVEASCSDQDLVDVLIPSIKFIYK; this is encoded by the exons ATGCAAAACAGAAATCCTCCTTTG AAGAAGCAACGAACTTTCGAAGCTGTTAACCTAAACGAGATGGACagtaaaagagaaaattgtGAAAACCAAAATATGGTGGATGatatggaaaataataagataGATGCAGATTTATACTCAAGGCAATTAGGAACCTACGGATTTGAATTAATGAACAAGTTAATAaaactaaatattttaataataaacgTGAAGAGTGTAGGTTTAGAATGTGCAAAAAACTTGATATTATCTGGACCTAAgagtgtatgtatttatgatAATGATATATGTCATATAAGTGATGTGGGTgtgaatttttatattgatGAAAAAGATGTAGAGAAAAAAATCTGTCGAAGTGATGCAGTGTTGAAACATTTACAAGAactaaataattatgtacatacatataattacaaaGGACCGatagaaaaagatataataaaaaatttcgaTATTGTTGTTTGTTgtgatataaataatgaaaatattctAAAGTATAACAATATGATTAGAagtatagaaaataaaaagaaaatagctTTTTTATGTTGTAATATTTATGGCTTATGtggatatatttttgttgattttaataaaaatttcatatgtTATGACAGAAATggggaaaatgaaaaaagctgtaatataagcaaaataaGTAATGAAATTGAAGCtaaaatttcttttgattttgaaaaaagtaaTCCTTTTGAAAATGGcgattatgtaaaatttacaaaCGTAGAAGGAATGactgaaataaataataaaatttataaagtGAAAAACGTTAAAAAGTATACCTTTACCATTGGTGATACAACAAAATTTAGCACATACATTAAAGGCGGGGTGTGCACACAGGTTAAAAGTCAGGTGAAGTTAAATTTTCAGCCGTATGagtatataagtaaaaaccCGATATTTTTGGACACCTGTAAAAAGGGGAATACCAACTgtttaaaagaaatgaacGATGAGCAGCACGTGATGAATAGTGGTTCTAGCACGAATGGTACTAATCATGAGGGGTATGATGCGTCCGCGATATATGAGGAGATGGGGTTACCGACTAGCTTCATTATATCCGATTATGCAAAACACGATATGAGTAACCATCTGCATTATGCCATTCAAGCGTTGAAGTGGTATGAatctaataataacaatatgcTTCCAGAAAATTACGAGGAAGAAGCTTTTGAAAAAATCTACAAACAAGCAGTCAAACTAAATGAACAAGATAAAGAAgcgaaaaaaatattttgtgttgataaaataagaaaagatATTGTTTTTAAAGTAGCCAGGTACTCGAAATCTCATCTGGCTCCTATTGCTTCCTTTTTTGGGGGACTGCTAGCACAAgaagtaataaaatttactgGTAAATATATGCCAATATATCAGATTCTGTATTTGGATTTTTTCGAATGCATTTCCCATCCAATGGAAGGGGAAACGATGGAAGCAGAAACTTTGGGTGTAGGCACCGCATCTGCAGGGGAAGAACCGAAACCGGACGTAAACGAAATAAGAAGAGAAAACTGCAAGAACGATAACGTAATAAGCGTGTTTGGGAAATCATTCCAAAATAAACTAAACGAACTGCATGTGTTTTTAGTAGGCTCAGGGGCGCTAGGATGTGAGTATGCAAAGTTGTTTTCACTACTTGACATGTGTTCTCGTACAAAAGATGGAAAGCTAACAATTACGGATAACGACAACATTGAAGTGTCCAATTTGAATagacaatttttatttagaaGAGAAAATGTGGGTAAATCTAAATCGTTAGTTGCATCagaaattataaagaataagaataaaaacatgAATGTACATCCACTTGAAACCAAAGTAGCACCAgaaaatgaacatatatttaatgagaAATTTTGGactaaacaaaatataatagtgAATGCACTAGATAACATTCAAGCAAGACAGTATGTGGATAACAAATGTGTATGGTATTCTAAACCTTTGTTTGAATCTGGTACACTGGGTACAAAAGGAAATGTTCAGGTTATAATTCCCTTCCTTACTCAATCATATAATGATAGTTATGATCCACCAGAGGATTCGATTCCCTTATGTACATTGAAACATTTCCCATATGACATTGTTCATACAATTGAATATGCAAGAGATATATTCCAGGGGTTATTCTACAATGTACCTCTAAGTATACAACAATTTTTGaatgataaaaagaaatatattaaaaagatacAAGAGGAGGGGAATAATGCTTCACTACTAGAAACATTACAAAGTATGATCAGTACAATGAAGGATATTTCACGACAGTGTAATTTTGACTTGTGCATTAAAAAGACTGTCGAcctttttcatataaattttattaatcaGATAAGTCAACTATTACATTCTTTTCCACTTGACTATAAATTATCAAGTGGGGAATACTTCTGGGTTGGACAGAAGAAACCCCCACAATGTATACCTTTCGATGTAAATAACGATTTGGTTAAAGAGTTTTTGCTTAGCACATCAAACTTGTATGCACAAGTGTATAATATATCTCCTTGttatgatataaattatatcagTCACGTGGCAAGCAAAATTCAAGTAGAACCATTTCAACCAAAAAGAGTAAAGGTAAAcattgatgaaaaaaatatgaacaatataTCCTTTACAGTTTTACAAGATGAAAAACTTATTGAAGATTTTTGTAATGAGCTCatgaatataaatactaCTAATATTAAAGCTACACCTATCGAATTTGATAAAGATGAAGAAACAAGTTTAcatgtaaattttatatatgcatttgcTAATTTAAGAgcaataaattacaaaattgaTACTTGTGATAAATTAAAGGCAAAAATTGTAGCAGGAAAAATTATTCCTGCATTAGCAACAACTACATCAATTATAACAGGTTTAGTTGtaatagaattattaaaatatgtaaattattatgatgCTATTCAGACATATCTTACCCTATCAGATGAACAGaagaagaaacaaaaaattgataTTATATCCTTATTCAAAAATGCCTTTATAAATTCTGCATTGCCTCTTTTCCTATTCTCGGAGCCTATGCCTCCCCTCAAAATGACAGATAAAGACTATGACGAGCTTATGAAGGGTCCTATCAGGGCAATACCGAATGGATTTACTTCCTGGGATAAAATACACATTTCGATGA AGAACGGAACCATCAAAAACCTTATAGATTACATAAACGAAAAGTACTCTATAGAAGTGAACCTAATCTCCGTCGGAAATGCTTGCCTCTATAACTGCTATCTACCTGCGCACAACAAGGAAAGGCTAAACAAACCCATTCACGAAATTTACATGCAAATAACAAAACAGGAACTGTTGGATGACAAAGATTACATTATTGTCGAGGCAAGCTGCAGTGACCAAGATCTCGTGGATGTGTTGATTCCTTCCatcaaatttatatacaagTGA